CGCCGCATCACTCATCGGCATGATTTTCGCGTACATTTACTACAAGAAAAATAAAGCGCACACTGAGAAAAAACACGAAGGACAAAACCAATGATCGCTTTACTTGCGCAAACGACAACGCACATTGGCGCTCCCATTCTGGGCGTAATTATTCCGGCTTTCATTTTCGGATTCTCTTTTCTGGTCACCTATTTGTTAATCCGTCATTTCATGAAACAAAATAACAACAACGACTAATATTTTCTCAGCATCCACATCCGGAGGAATTCAATGGTTACATTTGCATTTCTGGACTGGCTCTGGCTCATTTTGTTCATCATCCTGATGGTCATCTGCGGAATAATTTTTTATCGACTGGGAAAACGATCGCAGTCGGACTTTTTTCTCGCCGGCAGAGGGTTGCCATGGTGGCTTCCGGCATCTTCGGTTTACGCCACCCACACGGCGACAGACACGCCCATCTGGGTCGCCGGCGTCGTTTACAAATACGGACTCGCCGGTCTCTGGTACGCTTTTTTCTGCGCCTGGGCGGCAATCAGCTCTTTTGTTTCCACGCGAATTTTCAGACGATCGTTAGCATATAGTCAGGCTGAATGGCAGGGTTTACGCTTCGGCGGACTGGGCGCCGAAATGTTGCGTGGCTGGGTCGCCGGCTGGCAGGTTTTTATGAATATGTTCATTCTCGGCTGGGTTGGCATCGCCATGGGAAAATTGTGCAGCATGCTGTTCGGCTGGGATCTGTGGGTCGGACTGGTTGTTTTTACCTCAATCGGCGCTATTTACGTGCTGTCTTCCGGCTACTGGGGCGTCGTCATGGCTGATTTTCAGCAGGGAGTCATCGCTTTTTTTGTGATTGCGATCGTGTCGATTTGGGGCATGATCGCCGCCGGCGGACCGCAGAAAATTATTGCCAAAATGAAAAATTTCAACAGTACGTGCGAATGGACAATTCCTCAAACTGATGAGCCCACACATGCTTTCATCCGCATTACAGACCCTGAATCGGGCGACACATTTGTCGAATCAACCGATCCCTTTGTCATTTCTCCCGAAGCCAATGAGCAAAAATATCACGCGACGGAAAACCGCGTCCACAAACTCGTTGACGACGGCTTACGCCACGAAAAACTGGCTATTTTGTTCCCGTCGCAAGGAGACACTGTTTTCAGCGACGAGGATTACAACATTGTCTGGACAGCCGGAAAGACAAAAAAATTAGTCAATGTTGAATATTCACTTGATCAAAAAAACTGGGAAACTATTGCCGAGCACCGTCTTGACGGCCAAGGCTGGCGGTTGAACATGTTTAGTTTCACCGGCATGTTCAAAGGGCAATTTCCTGTTTTTTGGTACATCACGATGATGATCATCGCTATCATTGGCGGCTTCGGCATGGGCACAAATATCGACTGGTACACCGAAGCGCAGCGTGTGCAATCCGCCAAAACCGTGCGCGACGCTTCCTACAGCGTCTGGGCCGGCACAGTATTAGTTCTGCTGCGAAATTCCATCTGGGCCGCGGCGATTATCGGCTTTTTTGTTCTGTTTCCGCATTTAGC
This sequence is a window from Calditrichota bacterium. Protein-coding genes within it:
- a CDS encoding sodium:solute symporter produces the protein MVTFAFLDWLWLILFIILMVICGIIFYRLGKRSQSDFFLAGRGLPWWLPASSVYATHTATDTPIWVAGVVYKYGLAGLWYAFFCAWAAISSFVSTRIFRRSLAYSQAEWQGLRFGGLGAEMLRGWVAGWQVFMNMFILGWVGIAMGKLCSMLFGWDLWVGLVVFTSIGAIYVLSSGYWGVVMADFQQGVIAFFVIAIVSIWGMIAAGGPQKIIAKMKNFNSTCEWTIPQTDEPTHAFIRITDPESGDTFVESTDPFVISPEANEQKYHATENRVHKLVDDGLRHEKLAILFPSQGDTVFSDEDYNIVWTAGKTKKLVNVEYSLDQKNWETIAEHRLDGQGWRLNMFSFTGMFKGQFPVFWYITMMIIAIIGGFGMGTNIDWYTEAQRVQSAKTVRDASYSVWAGTVLVLLRNSIWAAAIIGFFVLFPHLASMSEYEMAWYKVGFGFLPVGMVGFLFAGILAIHMSTVSTQLNLGAMYATRDFYHHYVNPQASEKRLVIVGRISTFIILLGSFAFGIIIGEEITQWLIFALWIMAAGVWLPNILQVVWWRFNSWGYLSSWIANLGLSWLIVWILPKFGVIPALPDYLQFWILIALNAMIYLPITFLSKPENMDHLVKYYVMSRPIGFWGPVKREAIKKGLI